The Candidatus Binatus sp. DNA segment CCCGCCGAGCGATTGCGTGATGAACGCCTCGATCCCTTTTTCCAGCACCGTTTTGATGCCGGCCGGGATCTGCACGCCCTCGCAATCGCGCGCCAATTCAATTCGTTCCATCGACATATTTCCTCTATCCTGGACCTTTCATTGTAGATCGCCGCCTGGTCACAAGCCATACGCCTGATCGTGCGACTCGCTCGTTTGGCCGCTCGCGATGCGTTGTGAAATATTGATTCGACACGCGGAATAGGAGGGCTCTCCAATGCCGACCTACGTAATTTTCTTCCATCTCACGCACCAGGGTCTCGACCATCTGCGCGGCTCGCCCGATCGAGTCGATGAAGCGAAGAAAACATTTCATCAGCACGGCGCCAAGGTGAAAGATTTCTACTCGATGATGGGCCAGTACGATTCGATGTTCATCGTCGAGGCGCCCAACGAGGACTCGCTCGCGCAGGCAATCCTGACGTTGAGTGCGCAGGGCAATGTCCGCACCGAATCGCATCGCGCGTTCACCGAGGACGAGTACCGAAAAATCATCAAGGCCATTCCGTAACGTCATCGCGAGCCGGCGCGACCGAGATGCTTCGAGCCTTCGGCGTAGCTGAGACTGGACAACCGTTGTCACTCAGCGGCGTTGCCGATCCTCGATGCCCCTGCTAATTCACAGCGTTGAGGGGTGGGATGTGTCGGAAGCAGCGGTAATCCCGGGCGCGAATCAGCGCGATTTCGGAATCTCGGCGAAACAAAAGCTGTACGAATTTCTGCGCGCGCGCCCAGCCGGCGCCGATTCCGCCGAACTCGTCGGCCTGCTCTTAAGCGGTGCGGGATCGGACCCGGAACTCGGCGCGCGCATCGTCCGCCAGATGCTCGCCGGCGATCCGAATTTCATCTTCGATGCGGACACGGCGCTCTGGTCGCTGCAACAAAGCGATCGATTGCGCGTTCCGCTCGACGAAGCGGAATTTGTGGTCGTCGATTTGGAGACGACCGGCGGAGCGCCGGGTCCCGGCACCATCATCGAAATCGGCGCGTATCGGATGGTCGGCCGCCGGATGACCGAATCGTTCCAGTCGCTGGTGCGCCCGCACGGATCGATTCCGCGCTTTATTTCGAATCTCACGTCGATCACCGGCGAGATGGTCCGCGATGCGCCTCCGATCGAGCAGGTGCTGCCGGCATTTCGCGACTTCCTCGGCGACCGCGTGATGGTCGCGCACAACGCGAGCTTCGATTTTTCTTTTCTCGATTTCGAGTTCCGCCGCATCTTTGGAATCGGATTGCCGAACCCGCTGCTCTGCACGCTCCGGATGTCGCGCCGATTCCTGCCGTCGGTGAAACGGCGCCGGCTCGATTTGCTCGCGGAACATTTCGGGCTCTCGCAGGAAGGACGGCATCGCGGACTCGGCGATGCGCGCATGGCCGCGGAGATTCTTTCGATCTTTCTCGAGATGGCGCCGAAGATGGGCATGACGCGGCTCGACCGCCTGCTCGACGATCACAGCCGCGGTATCGCGCGGCGCAGAATCGAGCGTCACGTGCCTGAGGAAGTTATCGCGGCGCTCCCCACGACTCCGGGCGTGTACCTGATGCGCAATGAGCGCGGCGACCTGCTCTATATCGGCAAGGCGCGCCGCCTGAAAGATCGCGTCAGCTCGTATTTCACCTCGTCGGTGAATGCGAAGACCGCGGAACTGATCTCGCACGTTTACAAAATCGAGACGCGGCCGACGCGCTCGCCGCTCGAAGCCGCCCTCGACGAAGCGCGGATGATTCGCGAGCTGAAGCCGCCCTACAACCGGATGCTCAAATCCGCCGCTCCCGCCTACTTCATCAAGCTCGACATGATGGACGAATTTCCGCGCCTGATGATCGCGCTTAGGATGAGCGCGCGGCGCGGCCTGCTGCAACTCGGCCCGTTCATCGGCCGCCGCAGCCTCGATCACTCGGTGCACGCGCTGTCGCGCGTGCTCGGGCTTCGCACTTGCTCCGGCAAGCTTCAGCCCGACGAGGATTTCTCGCCGTGCATCTACGGCCAGATGCATCATTGCACCGCGCCGTGCAATTTGAGTATCGACGCGGACGGTTATGCCGAGCGGGTGCGCAATGCGGTCGCGTTTTTGCGCGGCCGCGGCGGCGCTCTGCTCGGCGGTCTCGCCAAGGCCCGCGATCAGGCCGCATCCGCGATGCGTTTCGAGGAGGCCACCCGCTATCGCCGCGAACTCTCATTGCTGACGACGCTGGCGCATCGCGCGTCACGCCTTAGCCAGGTGGTGACCGAGAACAATCTCGTGATCGTGACCGGCGAGGGCTCCGATCGGGCAGCGCACGTCGTGCTAGCGGGCCGCCTCGCGCTCACCCGAATGCTTGACGCGCCGGAATCAGCGCGCGAGGTCGTCGCCTTCATCGCGGAGAACCATGAACGATACAAACTGAAGCCGGTCGAGCGCGGCGAACTCGAGGCGATGAGCATCGTCGCGCGATGGCTCCGCGAGCGCGCCCCCGCCGAAGGCCGCCTGATCTATCTGAACAGCCCGATTCTCGACCCCTC contains these protein-coding regions:
- a CDS encoding GYD domain-containing protein, which translates into the protein MPTYVIFFHLTHQGLDHLRGSPDRVDEAKKTFHQHGAKVKDFYSMMGQYDSMFIVEAPNEDSLAQAILTLSAQGNVRTESHRAFTEDEYRKIIKAIP
- a CDS encoding exonuclease domain-containing protein yields the protein MPLLIHSVEGWDVSEAAVIPGANQRDFGISAKQKLYEFLRARPAGADSAELVGLLLSGAGSDPELGARIVRQMLAGDPNFIFDADTALWSLQQSDRLRVPLDEAEFVVVDLETTGGAPGPGTIIEIGAYRMVGRRMTESFQSLVRPHGSIPRFISNLTSITGEMVRDAPPIEQVLPAFRDFLGDRVMVAHNASFDFSFLDFEFRRIFGIGLPNPLLCTLRMSRRFLPSVKRRRLDLLAEHFGLSQEGRHRGLGDARMAAEILSIFLEMAPKMGMTRLDRLLDDHSRGIARRRIERHVPEEVIAALPTTPGVYLMRNERGDLLYIGKARRLKDRVSSYFTSSVNAKTAELISHVYKIETRPTRSPLEAALDEARMIRELKPPYNRMLKSAAPAYFIKLDMMDEFPRLMIALRMSARRGLLQLGPFIGRRSLDHSVHALSRVLGLRTCSGKLQPDEDFSPCIYGQMHHCTAPCNLSIDADGYAERVRNAVAFLRGRGGALLGGLAKARDQAASAMRFEEATRYRRELSLLTTLAHRASRLSQVVTENNLVIVTGEGSDRAAHVVLAGRLALTRMLDAPESAREVVAFIAENHERYKLKPVERGELEAMSIVARWLRERAPAEGRLIYLNSPILDPSALAS